The Roseibium sp. Sym1 nucleotide sequence GGCGTGGAAATAGGCGGCGTCACGATCCTTGCCGGCCTCATCGCGGACAAAAGGTGGGCCCCAGCCCCTGGTATCGTCGCCCTGCGGGCTTTCCACCTTGATCACGTCCGCGCCGAGATCCGCCAGTGTCTGCCCGGTCCAGGGCCCGGCCAGGATGCGGGCAAGTTCAACGACCTTGATGCCTTTTAGCGGCGCACTCATTTCATTGATCCCAATGCGGCCTGCAGATCAGGCTTCGGCGGTCTTGCGATAGATGTGGTAGCGGCCCGGATGGATTCCTCCGGGTTTTTCGAGCTTTTCGAAATTGTCCAGGTCAAGCTCCAGCGCCGTCAGCACATATCCGCCGACCGCCATGCGCTGGTCGACCAGGGGCGCCAGCCAGTGGACGATCGCAAGGTCGTTGGTCGGATCCGCGGAGCCGATGTCGATATGGGCAAAGGAAGCCTTCGACTTCACGCGCGGCTCGCAGAAGGCAAGCGTGTCGCGGATATCACCGAGGATCATGTGCTCGGCGTCGGGCGCGCAGCTCGGATGACAGTTCATCGCGAAATCGAAGACGAAGATTTCCTTGTCAGGATAGATCTCGCGCAGGTGATCATAGGTCCTGCCGTTGCCCAAACCCAGCTCCAGAACCGGACCTTCAACTTCATTGACCTTGTCGACCAGGTATTCCAGCAGAATTTTTTGCGATGTCATGCGGCGGATAAAACTGTCCAAGCGGCTCATTCAGAAGGTCCCTGTAGCTGATGCACCCCTCACATAGACAATGGCCCGTCCCACGTCAAAACCCCTCTGCCCAATCGCATCACCGGCCGGGAGAAACCCCGCCCCGCCCGCAGGTGGCCCCAATCAGTTCTTTGACACGTTCCCTGATCATGGTAACGCCTTAGCGTCGTTCGCTTGCCTTTTCCCAGTCTCCCGCGGACCGACATTTCAGGAGTTCCAGATGCGTTCCGAAACGGCGCCGGCCATCCGGCTGGAAGATTATCAACCGTCCGCCTATTGCATTGATACCGTCGATCTGAACGTTGAACTCAACCCGACGGCCACCAGGGTCTCCGCGACCCTGTCGGTACGCAGGCAAACCGGCACGCCGCCGGGCACGCCGCTTCTTCTGGATGGCGACGAATTGACCATGGTGGAGATCAGGCTGAACGGCGCTCCGGTCGCTGAAGACAGTTTTTGTGCCGATTCCGACCGGCTTGAACTGAAGGCGCCTCCCCCGGATCCGTTCGAGCTGACGCTTGTGACCGAGCTCAATCCGGACGCCAACACCAAGCTGATGGGCCTGTACCGATCGTCGGGAACCTATTGCACCCAGTGCGAGGCGGAAGGCTTTCGCCGCATCACCTATTTCCTCGACAGGCCGGATATCCTGTCGGTCTACACGACACGGCTGGAAGCCTCAAAGACCGACTGTCCCGTGCTGCTTGCAAACGGCAACCTGTCGGAGACCGGCGATCTGGAGGGCGGCCGCCATTTTGCCGTCTGGCACGATCCGCATCCCAAGCCGGCATATCTGTTCGCCCTGGTGGCAGGCGATCTCGCAGAGGTCTCCGATACCTTCACCACGGCGTCCGGCACTCATGTCGACCTGAACATCTATGTCGAACACGGCAAGGACGACCGCTGCGGCTGGGCGATGGATTCCCTCAAACGGTCCATGCGCTGGGACGAGGACGCCTTCGGGCGCGAATACGACCTTGAAGTCTTCAACATCGTCGCCGTCTCCGATTTCAACATGGGCGCGATGGAGAACAAGGGTCTCAACATCTTCAATGACAAATATGTCCTGGCTGACCCGGAAACAGCGACAGACCAGGACTATGCCAATATCGAGGCCGTGATCGCCCACGAATACTTCCACAACTGGACCGGCAACCGGATCACCTGCCGCGACTGGTTCCAGCTGTGCCTGAAGGAAGGCCTGACCGTGTTTCGCGATCAGGAATTTTCCTCCGACATGCGGTCGCGCCCCGTGAAGCGCATCGCCGACGTACGCCTGTTGAAATCGCATCAGTTCCCGGAGGATGCGGGACCGCTGGCACACCCGGTCCGGCCAAGAATCTACCACGAAATCAACAACTTCTACACGGCAACGGTCTATGAGAAGGGCGCCGAGGTCGTCCGTATGCTGAAGACCCTGATCGGTGCTGAAAAGTTCCGGGCCGGTCTGGACCTCTATTTCGACCGGCACGACGGAGAGGCGACCACAATCGAGGCGTTTCTTACCTGTTTTGAGGAGGCCGCAGAGGTCGACCTTGCCCGGTTTTCCCTCTGGTACGAGCAGGCCGGCACGCCTGTGGTCACGGCGGAATCGGAATACGATCCGGACCGCATGACCTTTACGGTCTCCCTCGGTCAGGAAATCCCGCCGGTACCCGGTCAGAAGACAAGCAAACCCGCGGTCATTCCTCTGCGTTTCGGTCTGATCGGCCCCAATGGAGACGATCTGGAGGTCTCCCCGCCCAGCGGAGCCGAAGTTGCGGGAGACGTCCTGATCCTGGACAAATCCCATCAGGACGTCACCTTCGAGAACATTGCCTCCAAGCCGGTCCTGTCCCTGCTGCGCGGATTTTCCGCGCCTGTTCGCCTCAATCAGCATCTGGAGCCTGAGGACCTCGCGTTTCTTGCGGCCCAGGACAGCGACCCGTTCAACCGTTGGCAGGCGGTGCAAACGCTTTTGATGCGTGATCTGGTGCGGCTTACCGCATTGACCAGGCAGGGACAGGCCCCGACCTGTTCGGACAACGTGATCGATGTCATCGGGTCGGCCTTGCTCGACACCGGCCTCGACGACGCGCTGCGCGCCCTGGCCCTGACCCTGCCAAGCGAAGCGGATGTCGCGCAGGAAATCGGCAAGGATGTCGACCCGGACGCCATCCACAATGCCAAGTCGGTCATGCGCAATGCCATCGGCAACACACATCTTGAGACGTTGCGCAAGTTCTCGGCCGGGCCTTCCGGCGACGGAGGCTATTCGCCTGACGCCGCTTCAGCCGGCAAGCGCGCCCTCGCAAACCGGGCGCTTTATTATGTCGCCGCTTCCACGGACCCCGACGGTTTTGACCTCGTGTGGGACCGGTTCGCGTCTTCCGACAACATGACCGACCGGCTTGCGGCCCTCACGCTGCTGGTGCACGACGCCATGCCGAAGCGGGACGAAGCACTGGACCGGTACCGCAACCGGCATCAGGACAATTCGCTCGCCATGGACAAATGGTTCATGACCCAGGCGACATCACCGCACCACGACACCGTGGAAAAGGTCGAGGCTCTGATGAAGCACCCGCTTTACGATCCCGGCAACCCCAACCGCGTGCGCGCGCTGCTGCAATCCTTTGCCACCGGCAACCCGACGCAGTTTGCCAGGGCGGACGGGGCCGGGTTCGAGCTGATCGCCGAATCAGTTCTGGAGATCGACAAGCGAAATCCGCAGGTCGCCTCCCGCCTTCTGACCAGTTTCCGCTCCTGGCGCGCACTTGACCCACAGAGATC carries:
- a CDS encoding class I SAM-dependent methyltransferase yields the protein MSRLDSFIRRMTSQKILLEYLVDKVNEVEGPVLELGLGNGRTYDHLREIYPDKEIFVFDFAMNCHPSCAPDAEHMILGDIRDTLAFCEPRVKSKASFAHIDIGSADPTNDLAIVHWLAPLVDQRMAVGGYVLTALELDLDNFEKLEKPGGIHPGRYHIYRKTAEA
- the pepN gene encoding aminopeptidase N; translated protein: MRSETAPAIRLEDYQPSAYCIDTVDLNVELNPTATRVSATLSVRRQTGTPPGTPLLLDGDELTMVEIRLNGAPVAEDSFCADSDRLELKAPPPDPFELTLVTELNPDANTKLMGLYRSSGTYCTQCEAEGFRRITYFLDRPDILSVYTTRLEASKTDCPVLLANGNLSETGDLEGGRHFAVWHDPHPKPAYLFALVAGDLAEVSDTFTTASGTHVDLNIYVEHGKDDRCGWAMDSLKRSMRWDEDAFGREYDLEVFNIVAVSDFNMGAMENKGLNIFNDKYVLADPETATDQDYANIEAVIAHEYFHNWTGNRITCRDWFQLCLKEGLTVFRDQEFSSDMRSRPVKRIADVRLLKSHQFPEDAGPLAHPVRPRIYHEINNFYTATVYEKGAEVVRMLKTLIGAEKFRAGLDLYFDRHDGEATTIEAFLTCFEEAAEVDLARFSLWYEQAGTPVVTAESEYDPDRMTFTVSLGQEIPPVPGQKTSKPAVIPLRFGLIGPNGDDLEVSPPSGAEVAGDVLILDKSHQDVTFENIASKPVLSLLRGFSAPVRLNQHLEPEDLAFLAAQDSDPFNRWQAVQTLLMRDLVRLTALTRQGQAPTCSDNVIDVIGSALLDTGLDDALRALALTLPSEADVAQEIGKDVDPDAIHNAKSVMRNAIGNTHLETLRKFSAGPSGDGGYSPDAASAGKRALANRALYYVAASTDPDGFDLVWDRFASSDNMTDRLAALTLLVHDAMPKRDEALDRYRNRHQDNSLAMDKWFMTQATSPHHDTVEKVEALMKHPLYDPGNPNRVRALLQSFATGNPTQFARADGAGFELIAESVLEIDKRNPQVASRLLTSFRSWRALDPQRSALAESALLRVSSCEELSRDSRDIVDRTLQ